The proteins below are encoded in one region of Salvelinus fontinalis isolate EN_2023a chromosome 10, ASM2944872v1, whole genome shotgun sequence:
- the LOC129863307 gene encoding GTPase IMAP family member 9-like, which translates to MGHFSKPVQQTSIPLQVVLLGKTGAGISATGNTILGRNDFLSKKILKSVTADIEKQNVTIEGIDLVVYDTPGFCNPDQSEEQIQEKFQNVLKLTSSGPRVFLLVMKAERLTAEEKRVISKVEDLLGESLLKQTWILFTRGDELEDQTIEEFIADSDDLTEVMRKYSGRYHVFNNKRGDPEQVKSLLEKTSPCLKSTVSRNHPERRIVLLGKTGVGKSATGNTILDRDYFHSELNMSSVTRKTEMKQAAADGRDVRVVDTPGLFDTELTAEELAKEIVRSIYVSSPGPHAFLLVLRVNDRFTEQEKKAIEILESVFGSGLAKHTIILFTHGDALEGNSLEKLIGGNRDLSRLVEQCGGRYHVLNNTAGGNRAQVTELMEKIDRMVEKNGGTCYTNEMFEEAARVKKEQELMVRRERRERERERMERERIQKEIEEWIQKEKEWIQKEEEERELQEEKKQHVQKDTEQRCKEESDRPPGNGTEINEDTIRREEEENQSLALAQPIDLWDQSERVRILEIVGEGGKSRLIVEKKRPLARVM; encoded by the exons ATGGGGCACTTTTCCAAACCTGTGCAACAGACATCCATACCATTGCAGGTGGTGTTACTTGGTAAAACAGGAGCAGGGATAAGTGCAACAGGAAACACCATCCTGGGACGAAACGATTTTCTCTCAAAGAAAATATTAAAATCAGTGACTGCTGATATTGAGAAACAAAATGTCACCATTGAAGGAATAGATCTTGTCGTGTATGACACTCCAGGATTCTGTAACCCCGATCAATCTGAAGAGCAAATTCAGGAGAAATTCCAGAATGTCCTCAAGTTAACCTCATCTGGTCCCCGTGTGTTTCTCCTGGTGATGAAGGCAGAGAGATTAAcagcagaggagaagagggtcATCAGTAAAGTAGAAGATCTTCTAGGAGAAAGTCTTTTGAAGCAAACCTGGATCCTGTTCACCAGAGGAGATGAGTTAGAAGACCAGACTATAGAAGAATTCATTGCTGACTCAGATGACCTGACAGAAGTGATGAGAAAATACAGTGGAAGATACCATGTGTTCAACAACAAGAGGGGTGATCCTGAGCAGGTCAAATCACTGCTGGAAAAGACATCTCCATGTCTCA AGTCAACTGTTTCAAGGAATCACCCAGAGAGAAGGATTGTTCTGCTTGGAAAAACCGGTGTTGGGAAGAGTGCAACAGGAAACACCATCCTAGATAGAGATTATTTCCATTCTGAACTGAACATGTCCTCAGTAACACGTAAAACAGAAATGAAGCAGGCAGCAGCAGATGGGAGGGATGTCAGGGTGGTTGACACTCCAGGACTGTTCGACACAGAACTTACTGCTGAAGAATTAGCAAAGGAGATTGTTAGGAGCATCTATGTGTCTAGTCCAGGGCCTCATGCCTTCCTTTTAGTTTTACGAGTCAATGACAGGTTCACAGAGCAGGAGAAAAAAGCTATTGAAATTCTAGAGAGTGTGTTTGGGTCAGGACTGGCAAAGCACACCATCATCCTCTTCACCCATGGAGATGCGTTAGAGGGTAACAGTCTAGAGAAGCTGATTGGTGGGAACAGAGACCTCAGTAGATTGGTAGAGCAGTGTGGGGGGAGGTACCATGTCCTCAACAATACAGCTGGAGGAAACAGAGCTCAGGTCACAGAGCTGATGGAGAAGATAGACAGAATGGTGGAGAAGAATGGAGGAACCTGCTACACCAATGAGATGTTTGAGGAGGCAGCCAGGGTTAAGAAAGAGCAGGAGCTGatggtgaggagggagagg agggagagggaaagggagaggatgGAGCGGGAGAGGATCCAAAAGGAGATAGAGGAGTGGATCCAGAAGGAGAAGGAGTGGatccagaaggaggaggaggagagagaacttcAAGAGGAGAAAAAGCAACATGTTCAGAAAGACACAGAGCAAAGGTGTAAAGAAGAATCAGACAGGCCTCCAGGAAATGGAACAGAGATAAATGAAGATACAAttagaagagaagaagaggaaaaCCAG AgcctggctctggcccaacccatcgatTTATGGGACCAATCAGAACGTGTTCGCATTCTAGAAATTGTCGGGGAGGGAGGCAAATCCAGACTCATTGTGGAGAAGAAACGTCCGTTGGCCAGAGTGATGTAG